One genomic window of Medicago truncatula cultivar Jemalong A17 chromosome 1, MtrunA17r5.0-ANR, whole genome shotgun sequence includes the following:
- the LOC11434471 gene encoding protein PROTON GRADIENT REGULATION 5, chloroplastic translates to MATSISATGCVGSSFYGSWGTSIVGEDYTMLAKSVSSQLRIGRVSKPVRLQPMMKNVNEGKGIFAPLVVVTRDIVGKKRFNQLRGKAIALHSQVITEFCKSIGADAKQRQGLIRLAKKNGEWLGFLA, encoded by the exons ATGGCCACTTCAATTTCTGCAACAGGTTGTGTTGGTTCATCATTCTATGGAAGCTGGGGAACTTCTATAGTTGGTGAAGATTACACCATGTTGGCTAAGTCAGTTTCTTCGCAACTTCGTATTGGAAGAGTTAGTAAACCAGTGAGGTTGCAACCTATGATGAAGAATGTTAATGAAGGGAAAGGTATTTTTGCTCCACTTGTTGTGGTTACTCGTGATATTGTTGGAAAGAAACGTTTCAATCAGCTTAGAGGCAAAGCCATTGCTTTACACTCTCAG GTAATTACTGAATTCTGCAAATCAATAGGAGCAGATGCAAAACAGAGACAAGGGTTGATCAGGTTGGCTAAGAAGAATGGAGAATGGCTTGGTTTTCTTGCATGA
- the LOC11421208 gene encoding acid phosphatase 1 — protein MFTYSLLPKEKKMSKALGWCLVCTCLLIPLVVADWNILKLSRNGFKISLKNYCESWRMNVELHNIRDFEVVPEECIEYIGKYMKSTQYKVDSERAIEECLVYLSTSCNLKKDGRDAWIFDIDDTLLSTVPYYKNNQYGGNKLNVTSLEQWMRKGKAPALDHSLKLFNELKSRGIQIILITARREHLRSATIDNLLNVGYYGWTRIFFRDTANEFVSVKKYKSDVRREVMNGGYRIWGILGDQYSSIEGIPSPRRTFKLPNPMYYVS, from the exons ATGTTTACATATTCCCTTTTgccaaaggaaaaaaaaatgagcaaAGCACTTGGGTGGTGTTTGGTTTGTACATGCCTTTTAATTCCATTAGTAGTTGCAGATTGGAACATATTGAAGCTATCACGTAATGGATTCAAGATTAGCTTAAAGAACTATTGTGAAAGTTGGAGAATGAATGTTGAGTTACACAACATaagagattttgaagttgtGCCTGAAGAATGCATTGAATACATTGGAAAATATATGAAGTCTACACAATATAAAGTGGACTCAGAAAGGGCAATTGAAGAATGTTTAGTTTATCTTAGCACAAGTTGCAATTTGAAGAAAGATGGAAGAGATGCTTGGATTTTTGACATTGATGATACTCTACTTTCAACTGTTCCTTATTACAAGAACAATCAATATGG GGGAAATAAATTGAATGTGACATCTCTAGAGCAATGGATGAGAAAGGGTAAAGCACCTGCTCTTGATCACTCATTGAAGCTCTTCAATGAACTTAAGTCAAGAGGTATTCAAATCATATTGATCACTGCAAGGAGGGAACATCTCAGATCAGCCACAATTGACAATCTTCTCAATGTTGGTTATTATGGGTGGACTAGAATTTTCTTTAG AGATACAGCTAATGAATTTGTATCAGTGAAAAAGTATAAGTCTGATGTAAGAAGAGAGGTAATGAACGGAGGTTATCGCATTTGGGGCATTCTTGGGGACCAATATAGTAGCATTGAGGGGATTCCAAGTCCTAGAAGGACATTCAAACTCCCAAATCCAATGTACTATGTTAGCTAA
- the LOC11434979 gene encoding eukaryotic translation initiation factor translates to MATTEPIVEGATAAEEVAAVPVPAPETGLKHKLERRWTFWYDNQSKPKQGAAWGSTLRKVYSFDTVEEFWCLHDQIFKPSKLPSNADFHLFKDGIEPKWEDPECANGGKWTLTSKSKGNLDTMWLETLMALIGEQFGDTEDICGVVVSVRQWQDKLSLWTKTAANESNQMSIGRKWKEIIDVSDKMTYNFHEDAKTRGAKARYTV, encoded by the exons ATGGCAACAACAGAACCAATCGTTGAAGGCGCTACCGCGGCAGAGGAAGTGGCGGCGGTTCCGGTACCCGCTCCGGAGACAGGGCTAAAACACAAACTAGAGAGAAGATGGACTTTCTGGTACGATAACCAATCCAAACCTAAACAAGGTGCTGCTTGGGGATCCACTCTTCGTAAGGTTTACTCCTTTGACACCGTTGAAGAGTTTTGGTG CTTGCATGATCAGATATTCAAGCCCAGCAAGTTGCCTAGCAATGCTGACTTTCACTTGTTTAAGGATGGGATTGAACCAAAATGGGAAGATCCCGAGTGTGCCAATGGAGGAAAGTGGACTCTCACCAGCAAATCAAAGGGCAATCTTGATACCATGTGGCTCGAAact ttgaTGGCTTTGATTGGCGAGCAATTTGGAGACACTGAGGACATTTGCGGCGTAGTTGTGAGTGTGCGCCAGTGGCAAGACAAACTTTCATTGTGGACGAAAACAGCCGCAAATGAGTCGAACCAG ATGAGCATTGGAAGGAAGTGGAAGGAAATCATTGATGTTAGCGACAAGATGACATATAACTTTCAT GAAGATGCTAAAACCCGAGGTGCAAAGGCTCGATACACTGTATAA
- the LOC11421207 gene encoding putative F-box/LRR-repeat protein 23, whose protein sequence is MTASSSIPSTGVERESTAAEPNWLELPKDLAINILQRLDTIEIVTSVCQVCPLWWNICKDPLMWRTISMIKSSHYHYPEWLHMDLEMICRYAVERSCGQLQEIDIEFFLTDDLFKYIADCASHLRCIRLVACDAADNLSEKGFIGGMKKLSMIEELEVLYPIKLSQNSIEAVGGCCPLLKSLECHLTFDKEEISDDEFLAVAKTMPRLRHLKISRNKLSSDGILIAILNGCPLLESLDLGLCFSLDLSESLRKRCYDQIKDCKLPIDFHKFLQMFEWNLSGYEED, encoded by the exons ATGACGGCATCTTCTTCAATTCCATCAACGGGAGTAGAAAGGGAAAGCACAGCAGCAGAGCCAAATTGGCTTGAACTACCAAAAGATTTGGCAATAAACATTCTCCAGAGGCTTGATACTATTGAAATTGTCACAAGTGTATGTCAAGTGTGCCCTTTATGGTGGAATATTTGCAAGGATCCTCTCATGTGGCGCACTATTTCTATGATCAAGTCTTCACACTATCACTATCCGGAATGGTTACATATGGATTTGGAGATGATTTGCCGCTATGCAGTTGAGCGAAGTTGTGGTCAACTTCAAGAGATtgatattgagttttttttaaccGATGATCTCTTTAAATACATAGCTGATTG TGCAAGTCACCTGCGTTGCATCCGGCTTGTAGCTTGTGATGCTGCTGATAACCTTTCAGAAAAAGGATTTATTGGAGGCATGAAGAAACTTTCGATGATAGAGGAGCTTGAAGTTTTATATCCCATCAAACTGTCCCAGAATTCTATTGAAGCTGTAGGTGGTTGTTGTCCTCTTCTGAAATCACTGGAATGTCATCTCACTTTCGATAAGGAAGAAATATCTGATGACGAGTTTTTGGCTGTCGCTAAAACAATGCCTCGACTACGTCATCTTAAAATTTCTCGAAATAAGCTCTCATCTGATGGGATTCTAATTGCCATTCTAAATGGATGTCCTCTTCTTGAATCGCTTGACCTAGGATTATGTTTTAGTTTGGATTTGAGTGAAAGTTTGAGGAAAAGGTGTTATGATCAAATCAAAGATTGTAAACTTCCAATagattttcataaatttttacAAATGTTCGAATGGAACCTATCTGGTTATGAAGAGGACTAA